One segment of Meriones unguiculatus strain TT.TT164.6M chromosome 3, Bangor_MerUng_6.1, whole genome shotgun sequence DNA contains the following:
- the Med18 gene encoding mediator of RNA polymerase II transcription subunit 18 → MEAPPVTMMPVTGGTINMMEYLLQGSVLDHSLESLIHRLRGLCDNMEPETFLDHEMVFLLKGQQASPFVLRARRSMDRAGAPWHLRYLGQPEMGDKNRHALVRNCVDIATSENLTDFLMEMGFRMDHEFVAKGHLFRKGIMKIVVYKIFRILVPGNTDSTEALSLSYLVELSVVAPAGQDMVSDDMRNFAEQLKPLVHLEKIDPKRLM, encoded by the exons ATGGAGGCACCCCCAGTCACCATGATGCCCGTCACTGGGGGCACCATTAACATGATGGAGTACCTCCTGCAGG GAAGTGTTTTAGACCACAGTTTGGAAAGTCTCATCCATCGCCTTCGTGGTTTGTGTGACAACATGGAGCCTGAGACTTTCCTTGATCACGAGATGGTATTCCTCCTTAAGGGCCAGCAGGCCAGCCCGTTCGTCCTAAGGGCCCGGCGCTCCATGGACAGGGCAGGGGCCCCCTGGCATCTGCGGTACCTGGGACAGCCAGAAATGGGGGACAAGAACCGCCACGCCCTGGTGCGCAACTGTGTGGACATTGCCACCTCTGAGAACCTCACAGACTTCCTCATGGAAATGGGCTTCCGCATGGACCACGAGTTCGTCGCCAAAGGACACCTGTTCCGCAAGGGTATCATGAAGATCGTGGTGTACAAGATTTTCCGAATCCTGGTCCCGGGGAACACGGACAGCACAGAGGCCCTGTCGCTCTCCTATCTTGTGGAATTAAGTGTTGTGGCGCCAGCTGGGCAGGACATGGTCTCTGACGACATGAGGAACTTTGCAGAGCAGCTCAAACCTCTAGTTCACCTGGAAAAAATAGACCCCAAAAGGCTTATGTGA